A window of Onychostoma macrolepis isolate SWU-2019 chromosome 01, ASM1243209v1, whole genome shotgun sequence contains these coding sequences:
- the lpar2b gene encoding lysophosphatidic acid receptor 2b isoform X2 translates to MVCYDNESMAFFYGLSKKNLTETWKPKDVVVVSLGLLVCAFVIFANILVMLAIFMNRRFHYPIYYLLGNLAAADLFAGISYLYLMFHTGPWTIKLSVYQWFVRQGLIDTSLTASVINLMAIALERHQTIFTMQLHSKMTNHRVVLLIVGIWLIAIVLGLVPTMGWSCVCDLQQCSNMAPLYSRSYLVFWAVLNLLTFTVMLAVYTRIFIYVRRKSHRMSQHTSQVKHKETVVNLMKTVVMILGCFVVCWTPGLVLLLLDGLCESCDVLTYEKFFLVLAECNSFMNPIIYSYRDKDMRDTFKRILCYPCLGSQQKGEHSGVRFNTLEQEARKAREGDGDQTNGGQVVLKDAENMLGSTES, encoded by the exons ATGGTTTGCTACGACAACGAGAGCATGGCGTTCTTCTACGGCCTCAGCAAGAAGAACCTCACTGAAACGTGGAAGCCCAAAGACGTGGTGGTGGTGTCTCTGGGCCTGCTGGTCTGCGCCTTCGTCATCTTCGCCAACATCCTGGTCATGCTGGCCATCTTCATGAACCGCAGGTTCCACTACCCCATCTACTACCTGCTGGGGAACCTGGCGGCCGCCGACCTGTTCGCCGGCATCTCCTACCTGTACCTGATGTTCCACACGGGCCCCTGGACCATCAAGCTCTCCGTCTACCAGTGGTTCGTGAGACAG GGTTTGATCGACACCAGTCTGACGGCGTCCGTCATCAATCTGATGGCCATCGCGCTGGAGCGCCACCAGACCATCTTCACCATGCAGCTGCACAGCAAGATGACCAACCACCGGGTGGTGCTGCTGATCGTGGGCATCTGGCTCATCGCCATCGTGCTGGGTTTGGTGCCCACCATGGGCTGGAGCTGCGTCTGCGACCTCCAGCAGTGCTCCAACATGGCGCCGCTCTACAGCCGCAGCTACCTGGTGTTCTGGGCCGTGCTCAACCTGCTGACCTTCACCGTCATGTTGGCCGTCTACACGCGCATCTTCATCTACGTGCGCCGCAAGAGCCACCGCATGAGCCAGCACACCTCGCAGGTCAAGCACAAGGAGACGGTGGTCAACCTCATGAAGACCGTCGTCATGATCCTGG GTTGTTTCGTGGTGTGTTGGACGCCGGGTCTGGTGCTGCTTCTCCTGGACGGTTTGTGTGAGTCCTGCGATGTCCTGACCTACGAGAAGTTCTTCCTGGTGCTGGCCGAGTGCAACTCCTTCATGAACCCCATCATCTACTCCTACCGGGACAAGGACATGCGCGACACCTTCAAGCGCATCCTGTGCTACCCGTGTTTGGGGTCGCAGCAGAAGGGCGAGCACTCGGGCGTCCGCTTCAACACCCTCGAGCAAGAG GCTCGTAAGGCTCGCGAGGGAGACGGCGATCAGACGAACGGAGGACAGGTCGTGCTGAAGGACGCGGAGAACATGCTGGGCTCCACCGAGAGCTGA
- the mvb12a gene encoding multivesicular body subunit 12A, producing the protein MSVFESSSAFSRPITGVAWASNPTTCPGQFILITQTEDGASANFIRGFAIKSGYYLCYSKDLSGGMVVADVKVITDKETIPHGYCYIPEFLEPKASVGKKKRICMQIVPVGSVTTAILDLKLTAKNKTMVQQYTCLGDMNGFVVWCLKGQFSTPTPQAKPRSVSLDMRSLSLEGTGPPQPLKPSNPPEVPSKVSRRRSKLDTNNPMEAVYDSGNHSSIYGITAMDGVPFSLHPKFESQSNSKVSVSTLSDIRIKSVQDIENEYNYTFAVEELAARRICPSLSG; encoded by the exons aTGTCTGTGTTCGAGTCGTCTAGTGCCTTCAGCAGGCCCATCACTGGAGTGGCCTGGGCGTCAAACCCCACCACCTGCCCCGGTCAATTCATCCTG atcACTCAGACTGAAGATGGAGCCTCCGCTAACTTCATCCGAGGGTTTGCAATCAAGTCAGGATACTACCTGTGTTACAGTAAG GATCTGTCCGGTGGGATGGTTGTGGCGGATGTGAAGGTGATTACGGATAAAGAGACGATTCCTCACGGTTACTGCTACATCCCAGAATTCCTGGAGCCCA aGGCGTCTGTTGGGAAGAAGAAGCGCATCTGTATGCAGATCGTTCCTGTGGGCAGCGTTACGACGGCGATTTTAGATCTCAAACTGACAGCTAAGAATAAGACCATGGTGCAGCAGTACACCTGCCTGGG GGACATGAATGGCTTCGTGGTGTGGTGTTTAAAGGGCCAGTTCTCCACTCCAACTCCTCAAGCCAAGCCTCGCAGTGTCAGTCTGGACATGCGCAGTCTCTCACTGGAAGGAACCGGACCCCCGCAGCCTCTCAAGCCCAG CAACCCTCCTGAAGTCCCATCGAAAGTCAGCCGTCGGCGCAGTAAGCTGGACACAAACAACCCGATGGAGGCTGTGTATGACAGCGGTAACCACAGCAGCATCTACGGTATCACAG CGATGGATGGAGTTCCTTTCTCTCTACACCCGAAGTTTGAGTCTCAGTCAAACtcaaag GTGTCTGTGAGCACGCTGAGTGACATCCGTATCAAATCAGTGCAGGACATTGAGAATGAG TATAACTACACGTTTGCGGTGGAGGAACTGGCAGCGAGGAGGATCTGTCCGTCATTGAGCGGCTGA
- the akap8l gene encoding A-kinase anchor protein 8-like — protein sequence MDRGYSSGFSGWGGSGGGGSSRGSGSYDLYGYKDSMSGGGGFGGGGYGSSDRMKRGLSGGTLLSSSGSNADDVIAKINQRLDMLTQLEGGMKSGGRSDRFDQYESFDSRSASLGPRDLYRSGSFGYSDSRGDMMAQRGGVGFGLMGGTGGGGGGFDGSAFGSAKMRQTRDSGFSGSGWGAGQRSPRRSRAAGGRGFGRRQDSSSSASGSMGGGSGRGGGQGHSPGGRGKLPSLLAHRMYPDSGAFQSQRGPQDFPARNFGGGPRANRQHGRKRPLNRQVKAQRDGQKKRKQTLSATGEPESKMGRTEAAGETSATSTNATAGEQTQESEEATTAAAVESQTEDGGDSAAPSNQDESAKAKGKKTPPSAAKVRKRRGFFERSGVKVSAHRMTFACSVCKFRSFYSEDMAAHLESKFHKDHFKFLSNQLSKPTTDFLQEYLNNKYKKTEQRVSQMDNHSTVICQVFKEQDLTRDIGMEHFMKKVEAAHCSACDVFIPMQYMLIQKHLKSPDHNYNRKGMMEQSKRSSLSVARSILNHKVIGKKLESYLKGENPFNGNQDDQDPEDSMVMEVSEADLTNESLNDIKQEEEGPLAEGAEPVADAVGNGEEHEEEVKMETGGAAEKGGEEGVLGEEVGEEGLEGVEVGEEEAAEHGLDADAAVVGDADAAPAE from the exons ATGGATCGAGGATATTCTTCAG GATTCTCTGGATGGGGAGGATCTGGAGGAGGAGGATCGTCCAGAG GCTCGGGCAGCTACGACCTCTACGGATATAAAGACTCCATGTCTGGCGGCGGCGGGTTCGGAGGAGGCGGATACGGGTCCAGCGATCGGATGAAGAGAGGTCTGTCTGGAGGAACTCTGCTGTCCTCCAGCGGCTCCAACGCAGACGACGTCATCGCCAAAATCAACCAGCGCCTGGACATGCTGACGCAGCTGGAGGGAGGCATGAAGAGCGGCGGCCGCAGCGACAG GTTTGACCAATACGAGTCTTTCGACTCGCGCTCCGCCTCCCTCGGCCCCCGAGATCTCTACAGATCCGGTAGCTTCGGTTACAGCGACTCCCGGGGCGACATGATGGCCCAGCGCGGAGGCGTGGGCTTTGGGCTCATGGGCGGAACCGGAGGGGGTGGCGGTGGCTTTGACGGCTCCGCCTTCGGATCTGCCAAAATGCGGCAGACTCGAGACTCCGGCTTCTCGGGCTCCGGCTGGGGGGCGGGGCAGAGATCCCCGCGCAGGAGCAGAGCGGCCGGGGGGCGGGGCTTTGGCCGCAGGCAGGACTCCTCCTCCTCAGCCTCTGGCAGCATGGGGGGAGGAAGTGGGCGGGGCGGAGGCCAAGGCCACTCCCCCGGGGGGCGAGGAAAGCTGCCCTCACTCCTGGCCCATCGCATGTACCCCGACAGCGGGGCCTTCCAGTCTCAGCGCGGGCCCCAGGACTTCCCTGCGCGGAACTTCGGAGGGGGCCCGAGGGCCAACCGGCAGCACGGCCGCAAGAGACCCCTGAACCGA CAAGTGAAAGCTCAGCGCGACGGGCAGAAGAAGAGGAAACAGACTCTGAGCGCGACCGGTGAGCCCGAGTCCAAGATGGGCAGAACCGAAGCCGCGGGGGAAACATCAGCCACCAGTACGA ACGCTACGGCAGGAGAACAGACACAGGAGTCCGAGGAAGCAACCACCGCCGCTGCTGTG GAGTCCCAAACAGAAGATGGAGGGGACAGTGCTG CTCCATCCAATCAGGACGAGAGTGCCAAGGCCAAGGGGAAGAAGACTCCGCCCTCTGCGGCCAAAGTCAGGAAGAGAAGAGGCTTCTTTGAAAGGTCAGGGGTCAAAGTATCAGCACACAG GATGACGTTCGCCTGCTCCGTCTGCAAATTCCGCTCATTCTACAGCGAGGACATGGCCGCCCATCTGGAGAGCAAGTTCCACAAGGACCACTTCAAGTTTCTGTCCAATCAGCTGTCAAAGCCCACCACCGACTTCCTGCAG gaATATCTGAATAATAAGTACAAGAAGACGGAGCAGCGAGTGAGTCAGATGGACAACCACAGCACCGTCATCTGTCAGGTGTTCAAAGAGCAGGATCTGACGCGAG ATATCGGCATGGAGCACTTCATGAAGAAGGTGGAGGCGGCTCACTGCTCGGCGTGTGACGTCTTCATTCCCATGCAGTACATGCTGATCCAGAAGCACCTGAAGTCACCTGACCACAACTACAATCGCAAG ggCATGATGGAGCAGTCCAAGAGGTCGAGTCTGTCCGTGGCGCGCAGCATCCTCAACCACAAGGTCATCGGCAAGAAGCTGGAGAGCTACCTGAAG GGTGAAAACCCCTTCAACGGTAACCAGGACGACCAGGATCCAGAGGACTCCATGGTGATGGAGGTTTCCGAGGCCGATCTCACCAATGAAAGCCTGAATGATATCAAACAGGAAGAGGAGGGGCCTCTGGCAGAGGGGGCGGAGCCTGTAGCCGACGCTGTTGGGAATGGGGAGGAGCATGAAGAGGAAGTGAAGATGGAGACGGGTGGAGCAGCGGAGAAGG GAGGCGAGGAGGGTGTTTTGGGCGAGGAGGTGGGGGAGGAGGGTCTGGAGGGTGTGGAGGTTGGCGAGGAGGAGGCGGCCGAGCACGGTCTTGATGCAGACGCAGCAGTAGTGGGAGACGCTGACGCCGCACCGGCCGAGTAA
- the lpar2b gene encoding lysophosphatidic acid receptor 2b isoform X1, translated as MVCYDNESMAFFYGLSKKNLTETWKPKDVVVVSLGLLVCAFVIFANILVMLAIFMNRRFHYPIYYLLGNLAAADLFAGISYLYLMFHTGPWTIKLSVYQWFVRQGLIDTSLTASVINLMAIALERHQTIFTMQLHSKMTNHRVVLLIVGIWLIAIVLGLVPTMGWSCVCDLQQCSNMAPLYSRSYLVFWAVLNLLTFTVMLAVYTRIFIYVRRKSHRMSQHTSQVKHKETVVNLMKTVVMILGCFVVCWTPGLVLLLLDGLCESCDVLTYEKFFLVLAECNSFMNPIIYSYRDKDMRDTFKRILCYPCLGSQQKGEHSGVRFNTLEQERRRRVLQESWVARKAREGDGDQTNGGQVVLKDAENMLGSTES; from the exons ATGGTTTGCTACGACAACGAGAGCATGGCGTTCTTCTACGGCCTCAGCAAGAAGAACCTCACTGAAACGTGGAAGCCCAAAGACGTGGTGGTGGTGTCTCTGGGCCTGCTGGTCTGCGCCTTCGTCATCTTCGCCAACATCCTGGTCATGCTGGCCATCTTCATGAACCGCAGGTTCCACTACCCCATCTACTACCTGCTGGGGAACCTGGCGGCCGCCGACCTGTTCGCCGGCATCTCCTACCTGTACCTGATGTTCCACACGGGCCCCTGGACCATCAAGCTCTCCGTCTACCAGTGGTTCGTGAGACAG GGTTTGATCGACACCAGTCTGACGGCGTCCGTCATCAATCTGATGGCCATCGCGCTGGAGCGCCACCAGACCATCTTCACCATGCAGCTGCACAGCAAGATGACCAACCACCGGGTGGTGCTGCTGATCGTGGGCATCTGGCTCATCGCCATCGTGCTGGGTTTGGTGCCCACCATGGGCTGGAGCTGCGTCTGCGACCTCCAGCAGTGCTCCAACATGGCGCCGCTCTACAGCCGCAGCTACCTGGTGTTCTGGGCCGTGCTCAACCTGCTGACCTTCACCGTCATGTTGGCCGTCTACACGCGCATCTTCATCTACGTGCGCCGCAAGAGCCACCGCATGAGCCAGCACACCTCGCAGGTCAAGCACAAGGAGACGGTGGTCAACCTCATGAAGACCGTCGTCATGATCCTGG GTTGTTTCGTGGTGTGTTGGACGCCGGGTCTGGTGCTGCTTCTCCTGGACGGTTTGTGTGAGTCCTGCGATGTCCTGACCTACGAGAAGTTCTTCCTGGTGCTGGCCGAGTGCAACTCCTTCATGAACCCCATCATCTACTCCTACCGGGACAAGGACATGCGCGACACCTTCAAGCGCATCCTGTGCTACCCGTGTTTGGGGTCGCAGCAGAAGGGCGAGCACTCGGGCGTCCGCTTCAACACCCTCGAGCAAGAG CGGAGACGGCGCGTGCTGCAGGAGTCGTGGGTC GCTCGTAAGGCTCGCGAGGGAGACGGCGATCAGACGAACGGAGGACAGGTCGTGCTGAAGGACGCGGAGAACATGCTGGGCTCCACCGAGAGCTGA